Within the Enterobacter roggenkampii genome, the region CCCTGGGCAAACTGGGCGTTCTGGGCTTCGAGGTTGATCACGAGCGTAACCTGGCTGCCCGCTTCGGCAAGTCTGGCTTCATCAACAAAGAAGGCACCCGCCCTGCTCTCGTTATCCCAACTAACGAAGAACTGGTCATCGCGCAAGACGCGCACCGCCTGACTGCCTGATTCCACACCGCCAGCAATGCTGGCGGTGCTGTTTTGTAACCCGCCCGATTTGGGCGGTAACGAAAGAGGATAAACCGTGTCCCGTACTATTATGCTGATCCCTACCGGAACCAGCGTCGGCCTGACCAGCGTCAGCCTTGGCGTTATCCGTGCTATGGAACGCAAAGGCGTTCGTCTGAGCGTCTTTAAGCCAATCGCCCAGCCACGTGCCGGTGGCGATGCACCAGACCAGACCACCACCATCGTTCGCAAGAACTCCAATCTGCCAGCGGCTGAACCGCTGAAGATGAGCCACGTTGAGTCTCTGCTCTCCAGCAACCAGAAAGACGTGCTGATGGAAGAGATCATCGCCAACTACCATGCTAACGCGCAAGACGCGGAAGTGGTGCTGGTTGAAGGTCTGGTTCCAACCCGCAAACACCAGTTTGCCCAGTCTCTGAACTTCGAAATCGCGAAAACCCTGAACGCAGAGATCGTTTTCGTGATGTCTCAGGGCACTGACACCCCGGAACAGCTGAACGAGCGTATCGAACTGACGCGCAGCAGCTTCGGCGGCGCGAAAAATACCAACATCACCGGCGTGATCGTCAACAAGCTGAACGCGCCAGTGGATGAGCAGGGCCGTACTCGCCCTGACCTGTCCGAGATCTTCGACGACTCGTCCAAAGCGAAAGTCATCAAAGTTGACCCGGCTAAGCTGCAGGAATCCAGCCCGCTTCCGGTTCTGGGCGCGGTGCCATGGAGCTTCGATCTGATTGCCACCCGTGCAATCGACATGGCGCGTCACCTGAACGCGACCGTGATTAACGAAGGCGACATTAACACCCGTCGCGTGAAGTCCGTTACCTTCTGTGCGCGTAGCATTCCGCACATGCTGGAACACTTCCGCGCAGGTTCCCTGCTGGTGACCTCCGCAGACCGTCCTGACGTGCTGGTTGCAGCCTGCCTGGCCGCAATGAACGGCGTGGAAATCGGTGCGATCCTGCTGACCGGTGCCTACGAGATGGACCCACGCGTCAGCAAGCTGTGCGAACGCGCGTTCGCTACCGGCCTGCCGGTCTTCATGGTGAACACCAACACCTGGCAGACCTCCCTGAGCCTGCAGAGCTTCAACCTGGAAGTGCCGGTTGATGACCACGAGCGTATCGAGAAAGTTCAGGAATACGTTGCGGGCTACATCAACGCAGACTGGATCGAA harbors:
- the pta gene encoding phosphate acetyltransferase encodes the protein MSRTIMLIPTGTSVGLTSVSLGVIRAMERKGVRLSVFKPIAQPRAGGDAPDQTTTIVRKNSNLPAAEPLKMSHVESLLSSNQKDVLMEEIIANYHANAQDAEVVLVEGLVPTRKHQFAQSLNFEIAKTLNAEIVFVMSQGTDTPEQLNERIELTRSSFGGAKNTNITGVIVNKLNAPVDEQGRTRPDLSEIFDDSSKAKVIKVDPAKLQESSPLPVLGAVPWSFDLIATRAIDMARHLNATVINEGDINTRRVKSVTFCARSIPHMLEHFRAGSLLVTSADRPDVLVAACLAAMNGVEIGAILLTGAYEMDPRVSKLCERAFATGLPVFMVNTNTWQTSLSLQSFNLEVPVDDHERIEKVQEYVAGYINADWIESLTATSERSRRLSPPAFRYQLTELARKAGKRVVLPEGDEPRTVKAAAICAERGIATCVLLGNPDEINRVAASQGVELGAGIEIVDPEVVRESYVARLVELRKSKGMTEAVAREQLEDNVVLGTLMLEQDEVDGLVSGAVHTTANTIRPPLQLIKTAPGSSLVSSVFFMLLPEQVYVYGDCAINPDPTAEQLAEIAIQSADSATAFGIEPRVAMLSYSTGTSGAGSDVEKVREATRIAQEKRPDLMIDGPLQYDAAVMADVAKSKAPNSPVAGRATVFIFPDLNTGNTTYKAVQRSADLISIGPMLQGMRKPVNDLSRGALVDDIVYTIALTAIQSSQQQ